GGGCTTCTTCTTCGATGTCGGCGATCTGCTGTTTGAGCTGTGAGACGAGCTGCGTGGTGCGCTCCATCTCGGCCAGCGCCTTCTGCCGGTCGGTGGCAATGACCGCGCGCTGGGCCGGGTCGTCGCGGTTCACGAAATCGGTGGTGAGCGCATTGAGGCGGCTCTGAAGCGCCTCGAGAAACATCTCGTTTCGCCGGAGCTCGGCCTTCGCGCCTTCCATGCGGCCGCGCCAGTACTCCTCGGTTTCCCGGGGATCTTTGGCCTCGGGCTGCTCGGCCGCTTTGGCTTTCTCCGCCTCGGTGGCCGCCAGGCCGCCGGGCCCCGCCGTCTGGCTCGCCGGCGCAGCAGGCGCGGGAGGCGTGGGCGGGCGAATCCCGCCGGGACCGAGGTCGCGGTTCGTGTACGTCTTCCCGGCGGTCTTGGTCGTCGTCTTCCGGCGCTGCTGCTCTTTCTTCGCCACTTCTCCGAGCGACTGCGCCGACACGCCGGCCACACCAAAGGCCAGCGCGGCGAGCGCCACGGTGAGAAGACGTCCCCAGGCTCCCATGGTTGTGATTATTTTAGCAGAGCGTCGATCCGGGCGCGAATCTGCGGCGCTTCTGGCGCTTCTGGCGCCAGCTCCAGCGTCTTGCGATACTCCGCCAGCGCATCGTCCTTCCGGCCGAGCTTGTCGTGGCTGATCGCGAGCGACATGTGAAATGTCGGCTCCTGCGGGTCGAGCTCGATCGCCCGCTGGAACTGCTGCGCGGCCCCCGCCTCGTCACCCTTCTTGCGCAGCGCGAGGCCGAGATTGAAGGCCACGGCGTAGTCGTCGGGGTACAGGCGCTGCGCCCGCTGGTAGCTGGCGACCGATTCGTCCCAACGCTCCAGCAGTCCCAGCACGCGGCCCAGGTTGAAGTGATAGGCCCAGCGGTCCCCGTTCAAGGCAATCGCCCGCTGGAACGCGCCGGCCGCCTCGTCATGCTGATTGAGCCGGACGAGGACCTGCCCGAGGTTGCTCCACGACTCGGCGTCGCGCGGATTCCGCTGCACGGCTTCACGGTACAGCGCCACGGCGCGCTCGTATTCACCGGCGGCATAGGCGGTGCCGCCCGCGTAGCGCGAGTCGAGGAAGGGCAGCTCGCCGGGTTTGCCGGCGCTCCGCGGTGCCGGCGCCGTCGCCACCGGGGCTGCTGAAGCGGCGGCTGGCGCCGGGACCGGCGCGGCCTGCACAGAGACGTCAACGGTGTTGGATGCCTGCCGCCACAGGGCGAAAGCGGTCACGAGCGCGACGACCGCGAGCGCGCCGACCGCAAACGGCGCCGCGCGGTTCACGTCGAACCGCGGCGTGGCGGAAACCGCCTCGGCGCCCGTCAGCCTTTCGCGGCAGCGCGGGCACCGCTCGCGCCCGGCGCGGATCTTCGCGCCGCAGTGCTGGCAGATGACAACGGCGTTCATCTATCGAATCTCCCGCCACGACAGGAGGCGGATGCCAACCTGGCCGACGCCGTTGTTGAAGTCCTCCGGGTCGCCAAACATTTCGATCTGGAAGCCGGTCGATCCCGCCGTGCCGAAGTAGAGGTGCTGGTCGACGATGAACGGCGCCGTCGCTCGCCCGGGCGTCTGCTTGATCCTCGGGCTCTCTCCGGCATCGAGCCGGTCGTTGCCGCTCGTGTCGTAGGCCGCGCCGCCGAGATAGGTGAACGCGTACAGGTTCCCGGTGAAGTCGCTGCACGCATTCGAAGCGCTTTCGGTCGTGGAGGTGAAGAACACGATGTCACCCGCGACCGACGGCGCGGTGGACGCGCGCTCGCCGTTGGCAATCCCCCCCACGTCGGTGACCGCCGCGAGGCTGTATGTGAACTTCTCGGTTGCACCGGCGCCCGTAGGGGCGTTGTCTTTCAAGGCGTACAGCTTGAACGTGCCGACGCCGTACGGAGACGTCGTGGGAAGCAGGTCGCTCCCGGTCGCGAAGAACATGTACACGTCCGCGCTGCCGATGAACAACAATGCCGACGATCCGAAGATCGGCTGCGCGGTCGCCTTCATGAGCGATGCAGAGACGCTGCCGCTCACACCGAAATCGAACCGCCAATAATTGCCGTCGAGATCGCCCAGGTATGCCTTCTTCACGATCGGCACCCCGTTGTCGCCTGCGGCGCTGGGGTCCGCCTGCAGCGCGTTCTTGATGCCGGGAGAGACCGCGTCGCCCACGTCAAAGCACCCGGTGCCCGAGCACGAGCCGCCCGTGGGGTTTCCGAGCAGCGTCCCGTCCTCGACCTTCAGCAGGTAGAAGGTCCTGCCCGCGGCCGGCGCGGTCGCGCCGCCGCGCTGCAAGCTCGTGGACGTTTCCACGGCCGGGAAGTATCCAGACCCCACCATCACGACGTTGGTGGTCCGGTCCTGGTTGAGCGGACCGACGGCCGGGTCCGACCACGTGAAGCCCACCGTCTTTTCCGCGAAGGTCGCGCTCGACTTCAGGTCACCGTAGAACTTCGCCTGGCCTCCCGGGGTGACATCGCTGACCGGAATGGTGGCGGTAATGGCCGGGTCGAAGCTGTTGTAGTTGGGGAACGCCCAGAGGAACTGGATGCTCTCGTTCGGCGTGTCGAACGTCTGCAGAAGCGTCTGCACGTCGGTGAGACTGCCCTGTTCGGGTGCCACTCCCATGCCCGCCTCGGTGACGTCGAAGGCCTGGTAGAACGTGCCTCCCGGCCCCTCGCCCATGATGAGCAGGCTGCGCCACCTGTGGCCTTCGGCCGTGTTCATCTTCACTTCGGCGATCTTCGGCGAGCTGTCCACGAAATACTCGAACTCCTCCACGGGCTGCCCGTCGGCCAGCGCCTTCAGTTTCGGCAGCAGGTTGTACGGGATGAATGCCCACAGCTCGTACCCGGTACGCGCGTCGATCGCGTGGATCATGCCGTCGTTGGCGCCGACGAAAATGAGCGCGCGACGATTCTTGTGCGTCGCCGCGAAGGTCAGGGTCGAGTCGTCAGGCCGGCCGTAGTCGCTGTCGGGCGGTGGATCGAGAGATGGGGGATCCATCAGGGCCGGCGTGGATCCGATAACTGCCCCGAGCGGCAGCGCCCGGTACCAGGAAATGAAGTCGGTCGCGCTCGTCGAGGCCGGCAGCGCGAGGTGCGGCGACAGCGTCGTGACGTTCGCCGTGGTAAAGGCGACAACCGTCGCGCCTCCCGCGCCGTTCGGAATGGCCGTGTAGATGTTCCGCGTCGCCGAATCCGCCGGCGTGCGCGCGATCCCCGCCAGCGATGGCCGCGAATCGAGGTCGGGCCACAGCCGCGTGCCGGCCGAGTCGAACCGCCAGCCGGACACCTTCGTCGTATCCCGCACGGGCCTGTACGTGCGGAACGCCCGGATCTTCCCGTCGAAACCGGGCAGCGAGAATCCCGCGGAGATCAACACGTTGCTCCGCTGCGGCACGATGGCTTCGGTTGGGATGTCGTTCTTGCGAATCTCGGTGTTGGTCAGCGCCGTTCCGCTCGCGTCGGCCGCGTTCTTCAGGTTGACGGTGCCGATGATCGGGCTGACGCCGGTGAACTCGCTCGCCGCGCCCGTGTCGAAGTCTGCCGCCCGCGAGAACCCGGCCTGGACGGCGAGGTTCACGGCCCGCGCGACGCCGTCTGCGTCGGTCACGTTGAAGTACTGGCCGCCGCTGTTGGTGGCCACGGTGCGCAGGTCGGTCTCTTCAGCGGCGGCCGGCTTCACGGCCACCACGTAAATCGGGACCGGCCTGGTCACGCCGCCACCCGAGACGCTCCGGAAGCTTGAGGCCGTGGCGGAGATGTCGTGCGAGGACAGATAAGAAGAGTTTCCGGAATCCTTCCCGCCGGTGACCAGCACCACGATCGTGTTGCGGCAGGAGCGAGTCGCGGCGGCGTCGGCGGCCATCGCGTCCTGCGCCATCTTCTTCGCGTCGTCGAGCGCGTGCGTCAGCGGGCGATCGGTGTAGCCCTGCCCGCCGCGGCTGGCCGGAATGAGGCCGGTGCTGTCGAGCAGCGGCTTGGAGACCATCGTGACAACCGACGACCCCGAGCCCGCCGCCGGGCTGACGACCGCCGCGCCACCGCCCTGGAGCGTCTCGATCGCGTAGTTCGCGAGGCCGTTGGTGGGGATGCCGGGCGAGTACAGGCCGTACTTTCCGGTGCCACCGCCGGAGCAGGGCGCCACGTCGGTGGCGGCGCCAAGGACGGCATGGCCTGAGAGGTTCACGGGCTTGTCGCAGTTGGGCGTGACGCGCCAGAACGGTCTGTCCTGCCGAAGCTTGACCAGGCCCCACCTGACGATGCCGTCGTTGCCGGCAACCGCGCTGGCAATCCCCCTCTTGGCGATCTCGAAGCGCGTCACGTCCCAGAACGTGCTGTACTCAGCGGACGTGTTGGACACCGCGATGATATCGGTCGCGATGTACTTCTTGTTGTCATCCTGGACGCCGTCCCAGTCGAGGCCGACGAACTTCCGCCGGTAGGTCGCGGCCAGCGCGTCCACGCCGAGGGCGGAGGCCACCGCCGGATCGTCCGCCACGGAGAACGTATTGGTGTCGTAGTGCCGGCCCTGGCCGTCCTCCAGCATCTTGCGCGAGGTGTCCATGACGATGATGACGGTCGGCGGCACGCGCTTGACGAACAACAGCGGGTCGAGCTGCGCGCCGGCAGGCTGCGCCGCCGCCGCGACGAGCGCGCCCGCGAGCAGGGCCCGGCCGTGCGTGAATCGTGTTCCCCGGTTCGTCATCACTGCCTCACCATCGTTCCGGATGCGGTGTTCATGCGCGATCGCGTGAGCGCCCGCCCCGGCATCTGTACCGCGGCCTTGCGGGCGCGCTGGTTCAACTCCTCCTGACCGCGCTGGGCGATCTGGCCGCGCTCGATTTCCGTGCCCACCGTGCGCGCCACCGTCACCTCGACGATCTTCCGTGTCCCGCCGCCGCCGTACGCCTCGGCGTGGATCGTGAGAACGCCGTTGGTGTCCTCCAGCGGGTTGCCGTCAGACTCCGACGGGTCGTCGGCAATCCACACCGCCACGAAGACGTCGCTGTCCACGGTGGCGGTCGGCAGCACGCCCTCCATCGGCCCCCACGCGTACAGGCGCCAGGTCGGGTTGTTGGTGGACCAGAGGTTCAGCGTGTTGGTCTCGTTCTGGAGCTGTGCGCTCACCGAATCGGTGCCGCAGCACAGCGTGACTGTGCCGCCGGCCGGCAGCGAGAGGGCGGCGGTGGCGCTGCCCGTCACGAAGCTCGAGGCGAAACCGGACACCGCTGGCACGCCTGCCGTGCCACCCGAGAGGATGTCGTTCCAGCGGGGCACCATCAGCACGTCCTGCATCGCGCGTTCAATCGCGGCGTCGGCGGCGTACAGGGCTTCGCTCGAACGGCGGTAGTTGGCCGTGATCATCCCTTCCGTGCTCGAGACGAGCAGCGCCGCCATCCCGAGCGCCGTCAGCAGCATCGTCGCGAGGAGCGCCGTGATCAGCGCGGCGCCGCGCTCGTTGTCCGGCCCGCCGAAAGTGAATGCGCGCGTCATTTATCGCCCCAGGTTGAGATTGCGCGGCGTGACGTCGAACTTGACCTCGTAGTCCGGAATCCAGCCGCCGGGCCCCGCGCCCGCGCCCGCTCTCCTGAAGAACGTCCCCGCGGGTCCGCGCATCGAGGAATCGCTGGCCTGCACGCGAAGCAGCACGGACACCTTGCGGACGCGGAACAGGTCCGGGTCGAACTGGTTCGTGCCCGTGCCGCACCATGCGGGAGCGCCGTCGGTCAGGATGCTGCTCGACAGGCGCACGAGCGAGCCGGTGGTGGCCGCGAGCGTCGCCAGCCGCGGCACTCCCGCAGACATGACGCAGTTGGTCCCCGTTGAAGGACTCGGCACCGGCGCCTTCGGCGGATTGGGATCCCCCCAGTACTCGAACTTGAGATCGACCACGTTGTCGAGGACCGGCACGTCGGTGTCGACGCCGTCGTAGTGCATCAGCCGATTCGCCGCCGCATCGTGGTAGTAGGTGTGGTACTGCGCCTCTGTCACGGCGGAATTGTTCCCGTAGACCTGCGACAGGGTCTGGCCGCGGTGCTGCAGCATCAGCGAGTCTTCCTGCACCCGCGTGATGACGAACGTATCGAACCCCCCGGTGGAGGGATCGAAGACCAGCACGGACTCCCCTTCCGTAAAGCCGCACAGCGGATCCGGCGGCGAGGCAACGGGACAACCCACCTGTGGATTGACCTTGAGTTCCGACGAGGTGAGCGGCATGTCGGTGCGGATGGTCGTCTGCGACGCGGTGTTCGGCACGTAGACGATCGTCAGCGTGTTGTCCTTGTACACCGTGGAGGCGTCCGGGCTGATCTTGCCGAGCCTGCGCGGCAGGATCGGCGCAAAGTAGGTGGCCAGGCTGCCCGTGGCACTCCCCTGGTAGGGACCGGCGCCGGCCATCACCAGGTCGCGATACAGCATCTCGGCGCCGATGCGCGCCCGCTGCTGCATGTCGGCCGCCTCGGGCTGAATGCGCGAGGTTCCCTGCGCCGGATTCACCAGCGAGAAAATGGAACCGGTGACGGCCACCATGATCGCCGTCGAGATCAGCATCTCGACAAGCGTGTATCCCGCCTCCCAACGTCGTGCGCGCGACACCTTCCTCATGACGACTTCCTCGTCTTGATCGACACGAGCCAGGCGTCGCCCGGCAGCTTCCACCGCTTGTTCGTGTCGGCGCCGCGGCGCGCTTCCCGGTCCTTGGTGGTGACAAACACCTGGAGGATCAGCGTGTTGTTCGGGTTGGTGGGCAGCGGCTCGATCGACCAGCGCCGGATGTACACGGTGTTGACCGGCGGCGTCGTGCCGGTCCCGAGGTACGCGCCGTTGCCGTCGAGGAAATCGACGAACCCGGCCGTGTTCTTCTCCATGACGTCGGCGGGAGATGGGTTCAGCCCGGTGCCCGTCGCGTCCGGCGGATCCTTCGCCAGGCTCGTCGTCGTGTCCGATGCCGGCAACCCGAGCCCCTCGGTGTCGAATCCCCACGTGAGACCCCGGAGCTGCTCCAGCTTCTGCTCGGCGAGCGCGGTGGCGGACGTCTCCGGCTTCCCCTGCCGCGTCTCGGTGCCCGCGAGAATGAACATCTGCGCGACGCCCAGCGACACGGTCATCAGGATGCCGGTCGAGATCAGCACCTCGACGAGGCTGAAGCCGGTTTCACGGGATCTGGATCTTGCCGAGTCCATTGACGGTGATCCTCTTCGTATTGCTGCCCCTGGTCAGCGTGATGGTGATGGGCGTCGCAATCGCGGCGCGCACACCGCCGCTGTCGACTTTGAACGCGCGGCCGTCGGACCAGAACTCCACGGCGCTGACGCCGGTTTCCGGCGTCACCGTCACTCCCTCGTACAACCGCCGGACCGGGCCATCCTGCAGCTTGGTCACGGGGTTCTGGTTCGAGGCGTCGTACGGGTACAGCGACTCGTCGCAGCGCGAGACGTTGACGTCGCGCGAATCCACCGCGGTCGTCGTGCCGAAGACCTGCACCATCCGGTACTGGCCCGTCACGGGACAGTTCGGACGCACGCGCATCTTGCGATTCGTGGCGACGGCTTTGAGCCGTGCATCCTGCAACTGCCGCTCCAGCTCGCGCGTCGACGAGCCGAGCCGCATTCCATCGACGGTGTCTCGCCACAGTGGCGTCGCCACGGCGGCAATCACGCCAATAACTGCCACGACGGCCAGGATCTCGACGAGTGAAAAACCGCGATCATCACGCATGACGGATGTCTTTCTGGGCAGGAGCTGAGCAATGCCACTGCCACGGCCGAATCGCGTCGAGGCCAGAAGCCTAAAGACCCAAGAACAAAAGAGTTGGCGCCCAGGCCGCCGTGCGGGTTTTGGCGAGTCCGGCAGGGGCCGTGTGCGATTTTGTTACCTTAGGTAACAGCAGTGGAAGCGCCCGGCGCGGCCAGCGGCAAGGCGACGTGAAAGGCGGCGCCGCCGGCCTCGCTCCGCCCCGCGGTGATACGGCCGTTGTGCGTGACGATGATCTTCTGAACGAGGGCGAGGCCGAGGCCGGTCCCGCGGCTGCGGCCCGTGACAAACGGCTGGAACACCCGATCGCCAAGGGCCGGATCGATTCCCGGGCCGTTGTCCGACACGACGAGGCGCAGAACGCCGGCCTGAGCGTCGACCGACGAGTGGATCGCGATGCGCGGCGTGCGGTCCGCCTCGGCGCACGCCTCGAGCGCATTCCGGCACAGGTTGCTGAACGCCTGCCGCAGGAGCACTTCGTCGCCGAGGACGTCCGCGAATGCGCCGGCCGCGCGGACCGCTCCCCCGCGCGAGGCCACTTCGCCCCGCACGTCCTCGGCGGCGCGCTCCGCGATCGTCCGCATGTCGACGGGTCCGAGCGTGAGCTGCGCCGGCTTGGCGAAGTTCAGGAAGTTCGTCACGACCTCCCGCAGCGAATCGGTTTCCGCGCGCAGGCCGCCGACATAGGGCTTGAACTCCGCGGGCATCCTCTCGGGATCGAGCAGCCGGGCGTAGCCGTGGATCGTCGCCAGGCCGTTGCGGAACTCGTGGGCGAGCCCGGCGGTCAGCTCGCCGAGCCGGGCGAGGCTGTCTTTCAGCCGCAGCTGTTCCTCGAGTTCCACGACGGCGCTCAGATCGCTGAACAGGCAGACCGCGCCCTGGACGGGGCCGTGGCCTTCCCGCATGGGAGAGACGGTGACGCCCAGGTGTGTCGTGCCGCCGCGTCCGACGCGAATCGCGCGACGCACGATCGGATGCGCGCTCGTCATGCACTCCTCGATCACGCCGGCCAGAGGTGCGGCCCCCGCCAGGACGTCGCGATAGTGCCCCGTCCAATCCGCATCCGGCATTCCGAGCAGCCGGCGACCGGCCGGGTTCAGGGTTTCGACCCTTCCCTCCTCGCCGACCACCAGCAGCCCGGACGTCAGGTTCGCGATGATCTGCCCGCTGAGACGCTCGGAGGCTTCGGCGCGCAGCGACATCGCGCGCTCCTGCTGCCGGAGCTTGTTGACGGCCTCCTCGACGGCGGCGGCCATGAAGACGGTCTCGCCCCCCTGTTCCTTCGCGCCGCGCCTCAAGTTGCGGGCGGCCGACACGAACTGCATCAGGGCGAACGCGATGACGCCCGCCAGCACGCCGACGATCGCGGTCAGTCCGAGCAGCAGGTAGCCGGCGCGGGTCATAGGTAGAACGAAAGATACCAGTTCATGAGGTCCTCACCCCAGAGCGCCGCCACGAACGCCGCGAGCGCGAGGAACGTCCCGTACGGGATGGCGCTCGTCCAGGTGGTCCGCCGCGTGGCGAGCAGCAGGGCGGCGGCAAGGCCGCCGACGAGCGACGACAGCACGAAGGTGACCACCACGAGCTGCCAGCCGAGGAACGCGCCCACCATCGCCAGCATCTTCACGTCGCCGAATCCCATCGCCTCGACGCCGCGCAGCCGCGACCACCCTTCGCCGATGACCCACAGCACGCCGCCGCCGGCGGCGACGCCGATCAGCGAATCGCGGATGCCCGGCGGCAGGAACAGCGCGAAGAGCACGCCGGCCGCGATGCCGGGCAGCGTGATCGCATTGGGCAGCAACTGGTGCTCGAGATCGATCGCGAACAGCGCGATGAGGGCGGCCACCAACAGCAGCCGGGGGATCAGCAGGAAGTCCTCGCCGAACCGCCAATAGCACAGCAGGAACGCGGCCATCGTCACGAATTCGACGATCGGGTAGCGGGCCGGGATCGGCTTCCGGCAGGCGCGGCACCGGCCGCGGAGCAGCAGCCACCCGGCGACCGGGATGTTGTCGTACCAACGGATGGCCGCGCCGCACTGCGGGCACCGGGAGCCGGGCCACACGAGCGACTCGCGCCGCGGCAACCGGTAGATGACGACGTTCAGGAAACTGCCGACGGCGAGGCCGAGGAGCGTGACGAGCGCTCCGGCCGGTGGCGGCCTCACCGGCCAACCCCCACGCGCACGCGCTCGCCGGTCGGCATCGGCCAGAGCCGTGATTCGGGCGAGACCGTGATGGCGCCCCACCAGGGATTCAGCTCGTACGGCACGCCCGTGGGATCCAGCGGGGCATCCCGGAAAACGCCGGCGCGCACCAGCCGCTCCCACGTGAGCGGGTCTTCAGGTTCCGCCGCGGCAAAGGCCGCCACGCGCGACTGCAGCCAGTCGATCTGGTCCATCGCGGTGAGCTGCGCCAGCCGCCGCTGCGCCTCTCCCCTCAGCCAGCCTTCGTCGGCGCTCGCGGCGATCTGCTGCCACAGGAATCGAGAAGACGCGCGGTCCCCTCCCTGCGCCAGCATCGTCGCGGCGAGCTGTCCGAGCCAGGGGGGCGCGCCGGAAATCCGCCCCGCGCGCTGGAACCAGGAGGCTGCCTGGCCGAAGTCACCGAGTTCCCAGTAGTAGACGAAGCCGATGTCCTGCATGTACTCCCACTTCTCCGGCGAGTGCCGCAGGCCCTTCCTGAGCAGACCGATCGCCTGATCGGGCCGGCCTGGTCCGCCCGGGTACGGCTCGGCGAGGAAGATGGCGCCGAAGCGATACGCCACCGTGAAGTCCGGGTCGAGCGTCGTCGTCAGGTCGAGGAGCGGGTACAGCAGTTCGTACTTCTTGTCGCGGGACCGCGAGAGGCGATCGCCGCCGAAGTGCTGGAGCGTGCGAATCCAGTAGATATCGGCCGCGAGCGCGTCAAATGACAGCGCGAGTCGTTTTGCGGTCTCGCCCGACTCGAGATAGAGGAAGCGATCGGCCACCTCCGTCCGCGGGAACGCGCGGTCGCGCGCCGCCTGCAGGGCCACCGTCGCGGTCACGAGGAGGGCCAGGAGGACGGCGACGGCAAAAGCGCGGATGCGCGGGGCCATCATCTATTTGAAATCGCGCCTCGAGAAAATGAACATCGCGGCGAGCAGGAGCGCGGCGATGTAGAGGAGCCCGTAGCCGGACGAGATCAACAGGTAGCGCAGCGGGACGTCGTGGCCGTGCACGACCTCCGCCTTGATGTCGAAGCTCGCGAGGTTTGGCAGCACGTAGTAGAGGCCATTGCCGATCATGGCGGCGGCCGGCGACTTGATGATCGACCCGAGGTTCTTCAGGTCGGCGGCGAAGTGCCCCGCGACGTAGAGGCCGAAGGTCATGGCGGCCGAAACGATGGGCGTGGAGAAGGTCGAGAAGAACAGCGCGATGGCGGTCACGAGCATCAGCTCGACAAACACCAGCGCCACCGCCCGGAGGAGCCGCGGGTCCACGGCCGGCGCCTCCCATCCTGCCTTCAGGAGGGGCTCGGTCGTCCACGCCATGACGGCGAGCACGGCGTACCAGACGACCACCATGATCGCGACGTTCACGAGCAGCGTCAGCACGAGGCCTGCGTACTTTCCCGCGACGAGCGCCTCGCGGCGCACCGGCTTGGCGATGAGCGCGTAGACGCTGCGGCGCTCCACTTCCTTGGACACGAGGCCGATGCCGATGAAGACGGCGATGAAGAGCCCGAACAGCGCGATCGCCGCGAGCCCGAGGTCCTTGATGATCTTGACGTCCTGGCCCGCGGTCAGCTGGCCGATCAGGTACGACGCGCCGATGATGAGGAGCGCGAAGAAGACCAGGTTGTAGAGCACGCGGTCGCGCACCGACTCGCGGTAGACGTTCAGCGCGATATGGCCGATGGCGGTCACCGCGGCGGCTCCACCGCGCGGCCGGGGGCCGGCGCGGCCGCTTCGACGTGCCGCACGAACACGTCCTCGAGCGTGTCGCGCAACGGCGTCAGCGAGATGATGGAGGCGCCGAGCGCCGTCAGCTCCGGCAGCACGCGCTC
This genomic interval from Acidobacteriota bacterium contains the following:
- a CDS encoding tetratricopeptide repeat protein; translation: MNAVVICQHCGAKIRAGRERCPRCRERLTGAEAVSATPRFDVNRAAPFAVGALAVVALVTAFALWRQASNTVDVSVQAAPVPAPAAASAAPVATAPAPRSAGKPGELPFLDSRYAGGTAYAAGEYERAVALYREAVQRNPRDAESWSNLGQVLVRLNQHDEAAGAFQRAIALNGDRWAYHFNLGRVLGLLERWDESVASYQRAQRLYPDDYAVAFNLGLALRKKGDEAGAAQQFQRAIELDPQEPTFHMSLAISHDKLGRKDDALAEYRKTLELAPEAPEAPQIRARIDALLK
- a CDS encoding prepilin-type N-terminal cleavage/methylation domain-containing protein produces the protein MDSARSRSRETGFSLVEVLISTGILMTVSLGVAQMFILAGTETRQGKPETSATALAEQKLEQLRGLTWGFDTEGLGLPASDTTTSLAKDPPDATGTGLNPSPADVMEKNTAGFVDFLDGNGAYLGTGTTPPVNTVYIRRWSIEPLPTNPNNTLILQVFVTTKDREARRGADTNKRWKLPGDAWLVSIKTRKSS
- a CDS encoding GspH/FimT family pseudopilin, whose product is MRDDRGFSLVEILAVVAVIGVIAAVATPLWRDTVDGMRLGSSTRELERQLQDARLKAVATNRKMRVRPNCPVTGQYRMVQVFGTTTAVDSRDVNVSRCDESLYPYDASNQNPVTKLQDGPVRRLYEGVTVTPETGVSAVEFWSDGRAFKVDSGGVRAAIATPITITLTRGSNTKRITVNGLGKIQIP
- a CDS encoding PAS domain-containing protein, encoding MTRAGYLLLGLTAIVGVLAGVIAFALMQFVSAARNLRRGAKEQGGETVFMAAAVEEAVNKLRQQERAMSLRAEASERLSGQIIANLTSGLLVVGEEGRVETLNPAGRRLLGMPDADWTGHYRDVLAGAAPLAGVIEECMTSAHPIVRRAIRVGRGGTTHLGVTVSPMREGHGPVQGAVCLFSDLSAVVELEEQLRLKDSLARLGELTAGLAHEFRNGLATIHGYARLLDPERMPAEFKPYVGGLRAETDSLREVVTNFLNFAKPAQLTLGPVDMRTIAERAAEDVRGEVASRGGAVRAAGAFADVLGDEVLLRQAFSNLCRNALEACAEADRTPRIAIHSSVDAQAGVLRLVVSDNGPGIDPALGDRVFQPFVTGRSRGTGLGLALVQKIIVTHNGRITAGRSEAGGAAFHVALPLAAPGASTAVT
- a CDS encoding prepilin peptidase — encoded protein: MRPPPAGALVTLLGLAVGSFLNVVIYRLPRRESLVWPGSRCPQCGAAIRWYDNIPVAGWLLLRGRCRACRKPIPARYPIVEFVTMAAFLLCYWRFGEDFLLIPRLLLVAALIALFAIDLEHQLLPNAITLPGIAAGVLFALFLPPGIRDSLIGVAAGGGVLWVIGEGWSRLRGVEAMGFGDVKMLAMVGAFLGWQLVVVTFVLSSLVGGLAAALLLATRRTTWTSAIPYGTFLALAAFVAALWGEDLMNWYLSFYL
- a CDS encoding ABC transporter permease; amino-acid sequence: MTAIGHIALNVYRESVRDRVLYNLVFFALLIIGASYLIGQLTAGQDVKIIKDLGLAAIALFGLFIAVFIGIGLVSKEVERRSVYALIAKPVRREALVAGKYAGLVLTLLVNVAIMVVVWYAVLAVMAWTTEPLLKAGWEAPAVDPRLLRAVALVFVELMLVTAIALFFSTFSTPIVSAAMTFGLYVAGHFAADLKNLGSIIKSPAAAMIGNGLYYVLPNLASFDIKAEVVHGHDVPLRYLLISSGYGLLYIAALLLAAMFIFSRRDFK